The proteins below are encoded in one region of Aquisphaera giovannonii:
- a CDS encoding pre-peptidase C-terminal domain-containing protein, translating to MSQHGRRDPGRHDRRDGGAYEGRRRRARRARPAIEDLERRAMLAGDWAESNNSLSSPYVVGFVEGTLTYQNLSIHSSSDKDYFLFQVDGGSNSDDFVRIQFDGDQGDLDLKLYHEYYDPWYGYQFELVGSSSGVGDAETVSLSGLPAGIYAAYVFGYGGATNPSYSLQVAAPGTYDSYQRNDYPWTATDMVTVRDQYTYGRQSIDSRDAAAMGDWYSFNIPRGGVAGNFAAIDFNAAYGDLDLRLYDSDLNLLDQSTGSGNHEQVSFNRLPVGRYYVQVYGYAGATNPDYALTINEAPVRPDAMEPNDSLGGARDLGTLQGTTIKDGLSIHSSTDQDWFKFTTLATSRPGDGVGITFDDAVGDLDLYLYDAGGNLLGSSRGTGKVELVDMGGLPAGTYFARVQGFLGDTNDRYILALQTPRATAAADLLEPNDTRATATALGAVSGRREVANMSIHAGAGGQPNDDWFRFDLAAAAINGHDARIEFDATLGDLDLELYNSAGTMLNRSAGVSGVEQISLAGLAAGTYYLRAYGYGKATNPNYKLIIDAPGGTGSGDLYEPNNTRAAATNLGVARGYVVVGGDEDHRLSIHDGADEDWFKFTTTTAGVAGNDVSIAFDHGLGDLDLELYDSSGNRLVSSAGVGDEERISLQGRAAGTYYARVFGYNRAANPVYSLTLRAPGDDEYDVSPRNDASGNASNLNDTAGNVQGEKVLGHLSIGAGDVDWFKFTTARAGGVNDYVRIDFWNELGDLDLDLFASGDLSTPVRSSAGAGDRERVPLQGLAAGTYYVRVRGASGAVNPDYALTIDAPRIPTADWAEQNDTVSAATDLGTIAGSYEARPLSIEAAGDADWFKFQIIRTGQAPHYAAISFDHADGDLDLALFSSSNTTTPIAVSDGVSDLQSVSLAGLAAGTYYLRVVGYNNATNPHYVLSVDAPARLVADAYEPNDSASAAVDLKALAGVFTRDGLSIHTSTDQDWFKFQIGAGADASSYAAIAFDQSLGDLDLRLYAADGATLLASSATISGVEQVSLQNRSAGTYYLQVVGYNGATNPSYSLTVSVPRAGGDRAEPNNEAASAYDLRQVEGLQAFTDLSIHASTDQDWFRFTTVAAGVGGDYVAIVAPYKLGDLDLELYSSSSSTTPVLTLKGSSKTTDDAETISLAGLPAGTYYVRVVGNRGSTAGSYSLVVQAPRRNVPIDWSEPNNTSSSARDLRTVEGFAAWGGLSIHAGDADWFRFSTTRAGTAEQFVAIAFDASLGDLTLELYALSNLATPLAKSAGTGNVELISLAGLAAGAYYVRVVGASTTVANPNYVLGINAPVMPVRDFAEPNNSLATAYDLRQASGSLMLGGLSIDSSTDQDWFKVQTLSTGLPGDVVRIDAAYADGNLELALYNSAGTLLATSASSADYEQISLQGRPAGIYYIRVMGTAGAVAADYTLSINASQAAGRIQPDFAESNNTRATAYDLRQGMATSSSSRKGGLGGVDGFIGTLYSSVVVPDYGTQTWSSGNAAFDAGVAGFREAYRDQMAQQTIRNLPSILSSVNNQVVSAVMGYVPSLGTSILESAGFTVQPKSYEQLLLEQYQQMQRQQYQAQLAALAEQRYQQESQQAMAQSGIVTSNIIGSALGNLQGAASSVLGSLNLGGAGTSAPIYNSAGYTSPFLGSVYNSPSAAYGGYGAYGMAPAYVFVPSGMWGAGRSYDAAPMAITGLSVHSSSDQDWFKFELTSTGRDGQYVGISFDDSLGDLTMELYDAAGTLVEKTAGAGGLEKIGLERLAAGAYYVLVRGAANPSYTLLTNITPAATLTPDWSEPDESTSAARDLRRLEGATTIRGLSISSASDNDYFTFSTASAGVAGHSIRLAFDRTLGDLDLQLFSSTGALLATSAGVGDSEEISMAGRAAGTYYVRVYGYAGATNPSYSLTFDLPRVTAIPDGLEPNDSIATAADLTNASSTNHLTGLTITPAAGGRAADVDYFKFTTTGAGTAAHAVSLRFDEAAGAVEVSLVNASGQVLRAATAGTGLRRIPLEGLAAGTYYLKVAGKTTAVSNSYSLDLDAPMAPSGARDSWTILVYMSVGDLEDEAARNVNEMELAASFLPADVHIAVLYDQSAAGKKFATGAGAQAAWGDTGRAIIRGDLDRDVIGTTFDRTIGEQNTGTSAALVSFITWATQVAPADRYALVLWDHGNGFRGFNRDNLDNAGSDNLTTAELASALSSTSAFFRPSVLAFDECLMAMAEVGYSLRTYADAIVGSEENEGPEGQDYASVLSALATRPRLVAADQLASAFVQSYQDRYRGDRGGADTQSAVRTAGYADLANALKAFVNAALAAGTAADWDLIRQAGAAASSFGINPSGDPGYRDLKQFAAWIGANAGITASIRTAANAVASAVTSLMYAVAIDGRTTGGQSIYLPAVGTAIDSTYASQYASFLTATSTATTAPDGWLSFLRKYVQGTAAQGTLLDWAESNNVAARAFDLGFLAGPGQNFSNLNIHQASDLDYFRFAIGAAGAATSRVVASSAGVKLSLYNGQGALLATSSPVGGLPTISLSGRGAGGYRLRVEPAAAGTTVASYSLTIDAPAAPAIPADWAPGNDTRAKAFDLGVVNGETVFAGLTLPSSTSVDWFRFTTPRIDASVASGTNKIHVKTTAGQRLTAQLVSSSGSVLQAVTGAGDLVLTYAIGDAVSYSLSVTGAAGSYSIHFERTGSAGRGMWDGPAPAGVQSLEAPAPAKTIPGPSPFSGKAIPGFAGRASSPRLSTRERGVAASARLMPSFVASADRPFVLTPGDLAAEQHVATPPHRRRKR from the coding sequence ATGAGCCAGCATGGCAGGCGAGATCCCGGTCGGCACGATCGGCGAGACGGCGGGGCGTACGAGGGCCGACGCCGGCGTGCGAGGCGGGCCCGGCCCGCGATCGAGGACCTGGAGCGCCGGGCGATGCTGGCGGGGGACTGGGCGGAGTCCAACAACTCGCTGTCGAGCCCCTATGTCGTCGGCTTCGTGGAGGGGACGCTGACCTATCAGAACCTGTCGATCCACTCGTCGTCCGACAAGGACTATTTCCTCTTCCAGGTGGACGGCGGGTCCAACTCCGACGACTTCGTCCGGATCCAGTTCGACGGCGACCAGGGCGACCTGGACCTCAAGCTCTACCACGAGTACTACGACCCGTGGTACGGCTACCAGTTCGAGCTCGTCGGCTCCTCGTCGGGGGTGGGGGACGCGGAGACGGTCTCGCTCTCGGGCCTTCCCGCGGGGATCTACGCCGCTTATGTGTTCGGCTACGGCGGCGCCACCAATCCGTCCTACAGCCTCCAGGTCGCCGCGCCGGGCACCTACGATTCCTATCAGAGGAATGACTATCCCTGGACGGCGACCGACATGGTGACCGTCCGCGACCAGTACACCTACGGGCGTCAATCGATCGACTCTCGGGACGCGGCGGCGATGGGGGACTGGTACTCGTTCAACATCCCGCGCGGCGGCGTGGCCGGGAACTTCGCCGCGATCGACTTCAACGCCGCCTACGGGGACCTCGACCTGCGCCTCTACGACTCGGACCTGAACCTGCTCGACCAATCCACCGGCTCGGGGAACCACGAGCAGGTCTCGTTCAACCGGCTGCCGGTGGGGCGATACTACGTCCAGGTCTACGGCTACGCCGGGGCCACGAACCCGGATTACGCGCTGACGATCAACGAGGCCCCGGTGCGGCCCGATGCGATGGAGCCCAACGACAGCCTCGGCGGCGCGCGGGACCTGGGGACGCTCCAGGGGACCACGATCAAGGACGGCCTGTCGATCCACAGCAGCACCGACCAGGACTGGTTCAAGTTCACCACGCTCGCGACCTCGCGGCCCGGGGACGGCGTCGGCATCACGTTCGACGACGCCGTCGGCGACCTGGACCTGTATCTCTACGACGCCGGCGGGAACCTGCTGGGCTCGTCCCGGGGCACCGGGAAGGTCGAGCTGGTCGACATGGGGGGCCTGCCCGCCGGGACCTACTTTGCTCGCGTCCAGGGATTCCTGGGCGACACGAACGACCGATATATCCTCGCCCTCCAGACGCCCCGCGCCACGGCGGCGGCCGACCTCCTGGAGCCGAATGACACCCGCGCCACCGCGACCGCCCTGGGCGCCGTGTCCGGCCGCCGCGAGGTCGCCAACATGTCCATCCACGCCGGGGCCGGCGGCCAGCCCAACGACGATTGGTTCCGCTTCGACCTGGCGGCCGCCGCGATCAACGGCCACGACGCGCGGATCGAGTTCGACGCGACGCTCGGCGACCTGGACCTGGAGCTCTACAATTCCGCCGGGACCATGCTCAATCGCTCGGCCGGCGTCTCGGGGGTCGAGCAGATCTCCCTCGCGGGGCTCGCCGCCGGGACGTATTACCTGCGGGCCTACGGGTACGGGAAGGCGACGAACCCGAACTACAAGCTGATCATCGACGCCCCGGGCGGCACCGGCTCGGGCGACCTTTATGAGCCGAACAACACCCGCGCGGCGGCGACGAACCTGGGCGTCGCGCGGGGGTATGTCGTCGTGGGCGGCGACGAGGATCATCGCCTCTCGATCCACGACGGGGCGGACGAGGACTGGTTCAAGTTCACCACGACGACCGCGGGCGTCGCGGGCAACGACGTCTCCATCGCCTTCGACCACGGGCTGGGGGACCTGGACCTGGAGCTCTACGACTCCTCGGGCAACCGGCTGGTCAGCTCGGCGGGCGTCGGCGACGAGGAGCGGATCTCCCTCCAGGGGCGGGCCGCCGGGACATACTACGCCCGCGTGTTCGGCTACAACCGGGCCGCGAACCCGGTCTACTCCCTGACCCTGCGGGCGCCCGGGGACGACGAGTACGACGTGTCCCCGCGCAACGACGCGTCCGGCAACGCGTCCAACCTGAACGACACCGCCGGCAACGTCCAGGGCGAGAAGGTCCTGGGCCACCTCTCGATCGGCGCCGGCGACGTGGACTGGTTCAAGTTCACCACGGCCAGGGCCGGCGGCGTGAACGATTACGTCCGGATCGACTTCTGGAACGAGCTGGGCGACCTGGACCTGGACCTCTTCGCATCGGGCGACCTCTCGACCCCCGTGCGGTCCTCGGCCGGGGCCGGCGACCGCGAGCGGGTGCCGCTCCAGGGCCTGGCCGCGGGCACCTACTACGTCCGGGTCCGCGGGGCCAGCGGTGCGGTCAACCCGGACTACGCCCTCACGATCGACGCGCCCCGGATCCCGACGGCCGACTGGGCCGAGCAGAACGACACCGTCTCCGCGGCGACGGACCTCGGGACCATCGCCGGATCGTACGAGGCCCGGCCGCTCTCCATCGAGGCCGCGGGGGACGCCGACTGGTTCAAGTTCCAGATCATCCGGACCGGCCAGGCCCCGCATTACGCCGCCATCTCCTTCGACCACGCCGACGGCGACCTGGACCTCGCGCTCTTCTCGTCCTCGAACACGACGACGCCGATCGCCGTGTCCGACGGGGTGAGCGACCTCCAGTCGGTGAGCCTCGCGGGCCTGGCCGCGGGGACGTATTACCTGCGGGTCGTCGGCTACAACAACGCGACCAACCCGCACTACGTCCTGTCCGTCGATGCTCCGGCCCGGCTGGTCGCGGACGCCTACGAGCCGAACGACAGCGCCTCCGCCGCCGTCGACCTCAAGGCGCTCGCCGGCGTCTTCACCCGCGACGGGCTCTCGATCCACACCTCGACCGACCAGGACTGGTTCAAGTTCCAGATCGGGGCCGGGGCCGACGCCTCCAGCTACGCCGCCATCGCCTTCGACCAGTCACTGGGAGACCTCGACCTGCGGCTCTATGCCGCGGACGGGGCGACGCTCCTCGCCTCGTCGGCCACGATCTCGGGCGTCGAGCAGGTCTCCCTCCAGAACCGGTCCGCCGGAACCTACTACCTGCAGGTCGTCGGCTACAACGGCGCGACGAACCCGAGCTACTCGCTCACCGTCAGCGTCCCTCGGGCCGGCGGGGACCGGGCGGAGCCGAACAACGAGGCCGCCTCGGCCTACGACCTCCGCCAGGTGGAAGGCCTGCAGGCCTTCACCGACCTCTCCATCCACGCCTCGACCGACCAGGACTGGTTCAGGTTCACCACGGTCGCGGCCGGCGTGGGCGGGGACTACGTGGCGATCGTGGCGCCCTACAAGCTCGGCGACCTGGACCTGGAGCTCTACAGCTCCTCGTCGTCCACGACGCCGGTCCTGACCTTGAAGGGCAGCTCGAAGACGACCGACGACGCCGAGACGATCTCCCTGGCGGGCCTCCCCGCGGGGACCTATTACGTCCGGGTCGTCGGCAATCGGGGCTCGACCGCCGGGAGCTATTCGCTCGTCGTGCAGGCCCCCCGCCGCAACGTGCCGATCGACTGGTCGGAGCCGAACAACACCTCGTCCAGCGCCAGGGACCTGCGGACCGTCGAGGGCTTCGCGGCCTGGGGCGGACTCTCCATCCACGCCGGCGATGCCGACTGGTTCCGGTTCTCCACGACGAGGGCCGGGACCGCCGAGCAGTTCGTCGCCATCGCCTTCGACGCCTCGCTGGGGGACCTGACGCTGGAGCTGTATGCCCTGTCGAACCTGGCCACGCCGCTGGCGAAGTCCGCGGGCACCGGCAACGTGGAGCTGATCTCGCTGGCCGGCCTCGCCGCCGGGGCGTACTACGTCCGCGTCGTGGGGGCGAGCACCACCGTCGCCAACCCCAACTACGTCCTCGGGATCAACGCCCCGGTCATGCCGGTCCGCGACTTCGCCGAGCCCAACAACTCGCTGGCCACGGCCTACGACCTGCGTCAGGCGTCCGGCTCGCTCATGCTCGGCGGCCTGTCGATCGACAGCTCCACGGATCAGGACTGGTTCAAGGTCCAGACCCTGTCCACCGGCCTGCCGGGCGACGTCGTCCGGATCGACGCCGCCTATGCCGACGGCAACCTGGAGCTGGCCCTCTACAACTCCGCCGGGACCCTCCTCGCGACCTCCGCCTCGTCCGCCGACTACGAGCAGATCTCCCTCCAGGGACGGCCGGCCGGCATCTATTACATCCGCGTCATGGGGACCGCGGGGGCGGTCGCCGCCGACTACACCCTGTCGATCAACGCCTCTCAGGCCGCCGGCCGCATCCAGCCGGACTTCGCCGAATCGAATAATACGAGGGCCACGGCGTACGACCTCCGGCAAGGCATGGCGACGTCTTCGTCGTCGAGGAAAGGGGGCCTCGGGGGCGTCGACGGCTTTATAGGCACCCTGTATTCCAGTGTCGTCGTGCCGGACTACGGGACGCAGACCTGGAGCTCCGGCAACGCCGCCTTCGACGCGGGCGTGGCCGGATTCCGCGAAGCCTACCGCGACCAGATGGCGCAACAGACCATCCGAAATCTCCCGAGTATCCTCTCCAGCGTGAACAACCAGGTCGTCTCCGCGGTGATGGGCTACGTGCCATCCCTCGGGACGTCGATACTCGAGTCCGCCGGCTTCACCGTCCAACCGAAGTCGTACGAACAATTGCTGCTGGAACAATACCAGCAGATGCAACGGCAGCAATACCAGGCGCAGCTGGCGGCCCTCGCGGAGCAGAGATACCAGCAGGAGTCGCAGCAGGCGATGGCCCAGAGCGGCATCGTCACCAGCAACATCATCGGCTCGGCCCTGGGCAACCTCCAGGGGGCTGCGAGCAGCGTCCTCGGTTCGCTGAACCTGGGAGGCGCCGGCACGTCGGCGCCCATCTACAACAGTGCGGGCTATACGTCGCCCTTCCTCGGCTCCGTCTACAACAGCCCTTCTGCAGCGTACGGGGGCTATGGGGCCTACGGGATGGCCCCCGCGTACGTCTTCGTCCCGTCCGGCATGTGGGGCGCGGGACGGTCCTACGATGCCGCCCCGATGGCGATCACCGGCCTGTCGGTGCACTCGTCGAGCGACCAGGACTGGTTCAAGTTCGAGCTGACCTCGACCGGACGCGACGGGCAGTACGTCGGCATCAGCTTCGACGACTCGCTCGGCGACCTGACGATGGAGCTCTACGACGCGGCGGGGACGCTGGTGGAGAAGACCGCGGGCGCGGGCGGCCTCGAGAAGATCGGCCTGGAGCGGCTGGCGGCGGGGGCGTATTACGTGCTGGTCCGCGGCGCCGCCAACCCGAGCTACACGCTGCTGACGAACATCACGCCCGCGGCGACGCTCACGCCGGACTGGTCGGAGCCCGACGAGTCCACCTCCGCGGCCCGGGACCTTCGCAGGCTCGAAGGGGCCACGACAATCAGGGGCCTGTCCATCTCCTCGGCCTCGGACAACGATTACTTCACCTTCAGCACGGCGTCGGCCGGGGTGGCCGGGCACTCGATCCGGCTGGCCTTCGACCGCACGCTGGGCGACCTGGACCTCCAGCTCTTCTCCTCCACCGGGGCCCTGCTGGCGACGTCGGCGGGCGTGGGAGACTCCGAGGAGATCTCCATGGCCGGCCGCGCGGCGGGGACGTACTACGTCCGCGTGTACGGCTACGCGGGGGCCACCAACCCGTCGTACAGCCTGACGTTCGACCTGCCCCGGGTGACCGCGATTCCGGACGGCCTGGAGCCCAACGACTCCATCGCGACGGCGGCCGACCTGACCAACGCGAGCTCGACGAATCACCTGACCGGCCTCACGATCACCCCCGCGGCCGGCGGCCGGGCCGCGGACGTGGACTATTTCAAGTTCACGACGACGGGGGCCGGGACCGCCGCCCATGCCGTCTCCCTCCGCTTCGACGAGGCCGCCGGCGCCGTCGAGGTGAGCCTCGTGAACGCCTCCGGGCAGGTCCTCCGGGCCGCGACCGCCGGGACGGGCCTGCGGCGGATCCCGCTCGAGGGGCTCGCGGCGGGGACCTACTACCTCAAGGTCGCGGGGAAGACGACCGCCGTCTCCAACTCCTACAGCCTCGACCTGGACGCCCCGATGGCGCCGTCCGGCGCCCGGGATTCCTGGACGATCCTGGTCTACATGTCGGTCGGCGACCTGGAGGACGAGGCGGCCCGCAACGTCAACGAGATGGAGCTGGCGGCCTCGTTTCTCCCGGCCGACGTGCACATCGCCGTCCTCTACGACCAGAGCGCCGCGGGCAAGAAGTTCGCCACCGGGGCCGGGGCGCAGGCCGCCTGGGGCGACACCGGCCGGGCGATCATCCGCGGCGACCTCGACCGCGACGTCATCGGCACGACCTTCGACCGGACGATCGGCGAGCAGAACACCGGCACGAGCGCCGCGCTGGTCAGCTTCATCACCTGGGCCACGCAGGTCGCCCCGGCCGACCGCTACGCCCTGGTCCTGTGGGACCACGGGAACGGCTTCCGCGGGTTCAACAGGGACAACCTGGACAACGCCGGCTCCGACAACCTGACGACGGCCGAGCTGGCCTCCGCCCTGTCGTCGACGTCGGCCTTCTTCCGCCCGAGCGTCCTCGCCTTCGACGAATGCCTGATGGCGATGGCGGAGGTCGGCTACTCGCTGCGGACCTACGCCGACGCCATCGTAGGCTCGGAGGAGAACGAGGGGCCCGAGGGGCAAGATTACGCGTCGGTCCTGTCCGCCCTCGCGACGCGGCCGCGCCTCGTCGCCGCCGACCAGCTCGCCTCCGCGTTCGTGCAGAGCTACCAGGACCGATACCGGGGCGATCGCGGCGGCGCGGACACGCAGTCCGCCGTCAGGACCGCCGGCTATGCGGACCTCGCGAATGCGCTGAAGGCCTTCGTGAACGCGGCCCTCGCCGCCGGCACCGCCGCCGACTGGGACCTCATCCGGCAGGCCGGGGCGGCGGCGTCCTCGTTCGGGATCAACCCCTCCGGCGACCCGGGCTACCGCGACCTGAAGCAGTTCGCCGCCTGGATCGGGGCAAACGCCGGCATCACGGCGTCCATCCGGACGGCCGCCAACGCCGTGGCCTCGGCCGTGACCTCGCTGATGTACGCGGTGGCCATCGACGGCCGTACCACCGGCGGGCAGTCGATCTACCTGCCCGCGGTCGGCACGGCCATCGACTCCACGTACGCCTCGCAATACGCGTCGTTCCTCACCGCCACCTCGACGGCCACGACGGCGCCCGACGGGTGGCTGTCGTTCCTCCGGAAGTATGTCCAGGGGACGGCCGCTCAAGGGACGCTGCTCGACTGGGCCGAGTCCAACAACGTCGCCGCCCGGGCCTTCGACCTCGGCTTCCTCGCGGGGCCGGGCCAGAACTTCTCCAACCTCAACATCCACCAGGCGAGCGACCTCGACTATTTCCGCTTCGCGATCGGCGCGGCCGGGGCGGCGACCAGCCGGGTCGTGGCCTCCTCGGCGGGGGTCAAGCTGAGCCTCTACAACGGCCAGGGCGCCCTCCTCGCCACCTCGTCGCCGGTCGGCGGGCTCCCGACCATCAGCCTCTCCGGCCGAGGCGCGGGGGGTTACCGGCTCCGCGTGGAGCCCGCCGCCGCCGGCACCACGGTCGCGTCCTATTCGCTGACGATCGACGCCCCCGCCGCGCCGGCGATCCCGGCCGACTGGGCGCCCGGCAACGACACCCGGGCGAAGGCGTTCGACCTGGGCGTGGTCAACGGCGAGACCGTCTTCGCCGGCCTGACGCTGCCGTCCTCGACCTCGGTCGACTGGTTCCGGTTCACGACCCCTCGGATCGACGCCTCCGTGGCGTCGGGCACGAACAAAATCCACGTCAAGACGACGGCCGGCCAGAGGCTGACGGCCCAACTCGTCTCGTCCTCGGGCTCGGTGCTCCAGGCCGTGACCGGGGCCGGGGACCTCGTCCTGACGTACGCGATCGGCGATGCGGTCAGCTACTCCCTCTCCGTGACCGGCGCGGCGGGGAGCTACTCGATCCACTTCGAGCGGACCGGCTCGGCGGGCCGCGGGATGTGGGACGGCCCCGCGCCGGCCGGCGTCCAGTCGCTCGAAGCCCCCGCGCCCGCGAAGACGATCCCCGGGCCGTCGCCGTTCTCCGGCAAGGCCATCCCCGGCTTCGCCGGCCGCGCGTCCTCGCCCCGACTCTCGACGCGAGAGCGAGGCGTCGCGGCGTCGGCCCGGCTCATGCCGTCCTTCGTTGCTTCCGCCGATCGCCCCTTCGTCCTCACCCCGGGCGACCTGGCCGCGGAGCAGCACGTCGCCACCCCGCCACACCGCAGGCGCAAGCGGTGA